In Rhodamnia argentea isolate NSW1041297 chromosome 4, ASM2092103v1, whole genome shotgun sequence, the following proteins share a genomic window:
- the LOC125314666 gene encoding receptor kinase-like protein Xa21: MEKFMFLAFLDLLLAFLLMSQPAICSSNFTDQDTLLHFKSAIEVDPTNMIRGGNWTAEANFCEWIGVVCSKRRQRVVALDLSYMGLHGRLSPYLGNLSFLAFLDLRNNSFYGTIPIEIGQIPSFLGNISTLQVIALAKTNLTGPIPPTLFNGSLTTVDFMFNDLSGSLPSDICYRWPNIQKLSLSGNKFSGLLPETLTQCKELRVLSLSFNRFQGSIPRDMDSLQKLRELYLGSNNLTGTIPRAIGNMSSLHMLYTEFNSIGGNIPSDIGKLVNLKVIKLQLNMLTGEVPQEVFNISSLQTLALTGNSLSGSLPSGSDLSLPNLEKLVLANNIFDGGIPEYFSNLSNLILFDAGFNQLSGPIPTGLANLKHLIHLGLQSNQLTGETYGAELGFLSALSNCQSLQRLVLHDNPLGSSIPASIKNLSSSLRILSAANCQIRGRIPKEMGFLKSLTFLDLSDNDLDGNLPSPIGGLECLQRLYLDNNRLEGPILDDICNLTSLGEFKLRQNRISRSIPNCIGNLSSLQKFLVSSNNMTSVIPVSLWSLQELIFLNLSLNSFNGGLPLEMGKMTAIESIDLSWNRLTGAIPNCIQELKSLASLNLSRNSFRGSIPQSIGDLKGLDFLDLSYNELSGTIPESMEGLKFLQNLNVSFNNLSGEIPNGGPFRKFSALSFIGNQALCGNAIFHVPPCKVKGKKSSKEERLRLLYIMVPIVSAILLVLVVCLLRKRRNTRKEVPVSVENVPGIDHPMISYRELCSATNNFSESNLLGAGSFSSVYKGTPANGTDIAVKVLNLHIEGAVKSFDAECEVFRKVGHRNLAKVINTCTNPDLRALVLQYVPHGSLERWLYSNNYNLGRHQRVKIMVDVAVGIEYLHHGQPEPIVHCDLKPSNVLLNEDLVAQVCDFGIAKILAENKLETQTRTLGTIGYLAPEYGLEGKVSTKGDVYSFGILLLEVITKKKPTDEMFDADMSLRRWVGAAIPDRVLDIVDRELLSTEHEDLTLLELESIVLSILELGLECSKDLPEERMDMGAVVVKLNKIKLSLP; this comes from the exons ATGGAGAAGTTCATGTTTTTAGCATTTCTTGATCTTCTGTTAGCTTTCCTATTGATGTCTCAGCCCGCCATTTGTTCCAGCAACTTCACTGATCAAGATACTCTCCTCCACTTCAAATCCGCCATCGAAGTCGACCCGACGAACATGATCAGAGGCGGCAATTGGACTGCCGAAGCAAATTTCTGCGAATGGATCGGCGTCGTCTGCAGCAAGCGCAGGCAGAGAGTCGTGGCTTTAGACCTCTCCTACATGGGCCTCCACGGAAGACTGTCTCCTTATCTGGGCAATCTCTCTTTTCTGGCTTTTCTTGATCTTCGCAACAACAGTTTCTATGGGACGATTCCGATAGAAATCG GTCAAATTCCGAGCTTCCTGGGCAACATATCCACGTTGCAGGTCATTGCTTTGGCCAAGACCAATCTCACAGGTCCGATTCCTCCGACACTTTTCAATGGATCGCTCACTACTGTCGACTTTATGTTTAATGATCTCTCGGGAAGTCTTCCCTCTGATATTTGCTACCGCTGGCCTAACATTCAGAAGCTTTCGCTGTCTGGTAACAAATTCAGTGGCCTGCTACCGGAGACGCTAACCCAATGCAAAGAGCTTCGAGTGTTGTCGTTGTCATTCAACCGTTTTCAGGGAAGCATTCCTCGAGATATGGACAGCTTGCAAAAGCTGCGGGAGCTCTATCTCGGTTCTAACAACTTGACCGGCACGATTCCTCGGGCCATCGGTAACATGTCGAGCTTACACATGCTGTACACAGAATTTAACAGCATCGGAGGTAACATCCCAAGCGATATCGGCAAGTTGGTCAATCTGAAAGTAATCAAGCTTCAGTTGAATATGCTAACAGGCGAAGTTCCTCAAGAGGTTTTTAATATCTCTTCGCTCCAAACGCTGGCTTTGACAGGCAATTCACTCTCTGGAAGCCTTCCCTCGGGTAGCGATCTCAGCCTTCCGAATTTGGAAAAACTCGTTCTAGCAAACAATATCTTTGATGGCGGCATACCGGAGTATTTCTCGAATCTTTCGAACCTAATCCTTTTCGATGCCGGGTTCAATCAGCTCAGTGGACCCATACCCACGGGTTTGGCCAACTTGAAGCACCTCATTCACCTCGGACTTCAGTCAAATCAGCTAACAGGAGAGACTTATGGTGCGGAGCTCGGTTTTCTCTCTGCTTTATCTAATTGCCAATCGCTGCAAAGATTGGTTCTGCATGATAACCCGCTTGGCAGCTCCATACCAGCATCTATTAAAAACTTGTCAAGTTCCCTACGTATTCTGTCCGCTGCCAATTGTCAAATAAGAGGTCGCATTCCCAAGGAAATGGGTTTCTTGAAGAGCTTGACTTTCCTAGACTTGAGCGATAACGATCTGGATGGCAACCTCCCATCACCAATCGGAGGACTAGAATGCTTGCAAAGGCTGTATCTTGATAACAACCGTCTTGAAGGACCGATCCTCGATGATATAtgcaacttgacaagtttaggAGAGTTCAAGCTCCGGCAGAATAGGATATCGCGATCCATTCCAAATTGCATTGGAAACCTGAGCAGCCTTCAAAAGTTTCTCGTAAGTTCAAATAACATGACATCGGTTATACCGGTTAGCCTTTGGAGCCTTCAAGAACTTATCTTCCTCAATCTGtcactcaattctttcaatggAGGACTACCActtgaaatgggaaaaatgaCAGCTATAGAGAGCATCGATCTTTCTTGGAACCGGCTTACTGGCGCCATACCGAATTGCATCCAGGAGTTGAAGAGCCTCGCCTCCCTCAACTTGTCAAGGAACTCGTTTCGAGGATCAATACCGCAATCAATTGGCGACCTTAAAGGATTGGATTtcctcgatctctcctacaatgAGTTATCCGGCACGATACCTGAGTCCATGGAAGGACTAAAATTTCTGCAAAACTTGAATGTGTCCTTTAATAATCTATCGGGAGAGATTCCTAACGGTGGACCGTTTAGAAAATTTTCGGCTCTCTCCTTCATCGGGAATCAAGCACTTTGTGGAAATGCGATTTTTCATGTCCCACCTTGCAAAGTAAAGGGAAAGAAGTCATCAAAGGAAGAGCGGCTCCGGTTACTCTACATCATGGTGCCAATTGTGTCAGCTATACTATTAGTCCTTGTTGTTTGCTTGCTTAGAAAGCGTCGGAACACTAGGAAAGAAGTTCCGGTTTCAGTGGAAAATGTGCCCGGAATTGACCACCCGATGATATCATATCGGGAGCTTTGCTCTGCTACTAACAACTTCAGTGAAAGCAATTTGCTCGGAGCAGGAAGCTTTAGCTCTGTATACAAAGGGACTCCGGCCAATGGGACAGACATCGCGGTCAAAGTACTAAATCTCCATATCGAAGGCGCTGTGAAAAGTTTCGATGCGGAATGTGAGGTCTTTCGCAAGGTCGGGCACCGGAATCTCGCCAAGGTGATCAACACCTGCACGAACCCCGATTTGAGAGCTCTGGTGCTGCAATATGTGCCCCACGGGAGCTTGGAGAGGTGGCTTTACTCCAACAACTATAACTTGGGTCGCCATCAGCGAGTGAAGATAATGGTCGACGTCGCAGTGGGGATCGAATATCTCCACCATGGCCAACCGGAACCCATTGTGCACTGTGATCTAAAGCCTAGCAATGTTCTTCTAAACGAGGACCTGGTCGCCCAAGTCTGCGACTTTGGAATCGCGAAGATTTTGGCCGAGAACAAGCTTGAAACACAGACCCGAACTCTCGGCACGATTGGTTACCTTGCTCCAG AGTATGGTCTGGAAGGAAAAGTCTCGACAAAAGGAGATGTTTACAGCTTCGGAATATTGCTGTTGGAAGTGATTACTAAGAAGAAGCCAACAGATGAAATGTTCGATGCGGATATGAGCTTGAGGCGATGGGTAGGTGCAGCGATTCCAGACAGAGTGCTTGACATCGTGGATCGCGAACTCCTTAGCACGGAACATGAAGATCTGACGCTTTTGGAACTCGAGAGCATAGTCTTATCGATCCTAGAGTTGGGACTGGAATGTTCAAAGGACTTGCCTGAGGAAAGAATGGACATGGGAGCTGTCGTGGTTAAGCTCAACAAGATCAAGTTGTCACTTCCTTGA